A single window of Channa argus isolate prfri chromosome 12, Channa argus male v1.0, whole genome shotgun sequence DNA harbors:
- the spata6l gene encoding spermatogenesis associated 6-like protein has translation MLEYETARIELVQMIPPLGDTLACFEEDARRFLFPEPKLVPSFSGVDQQVLMTRAPHFPGIAPMLEFSTKTTITECSADAEVNIYPNVPMRPTTRRNRKCSSRPRTPSPQKKQPQTLGRRRGGRMDMDRRSTARSLSKIPRSQSLSPQRAVNTQRLERLSMDYADRDTTSTTQPMLVSWPGASQSALFTTSPLTRSSSTVKFSPAGRTKSLSNGLDTEIFEADSSSSETNDSLDYHQGLEPSGLWGSYREQTRHSSSHREWEEVHERVRGLLTTPKAVCRLVYGATASEVDQVLARRSISPGPP, from the exons ATGAGACAGCCAGAATCGAATTGGTGCAGATGATCCCTCCCC ttgggGACACTCTAGCCTGCTTTGAGGAGGACGCTCGACGGTTCCTATTCCCAGAGCCCAAACTGGTTCCTTCATTCTCTGGAGTGGACCAACAGGTTCTGATGACCCGAGCACCTCACTTTCCA GGTATTGCTCCAATGCTGGAGTTTTCTACCAAAACAACCATCACTGAGTGCTCAGCTGATGCAGAGGTCAACATTTACCCCAATGTACCCATG AGGCCAACGACaaggagaaacaggaagtgctCCAGCAGACCCAGGACCCCCTCTCCTCAGAAGAAACAACCTCAAACCCTCGGAAGAAGAAGGGGTGGCAGGATGGACATGGACAGACGAAGCACTGCAAGGTCACTGTCAAAAATTCCCAGATCCCAGTCCTTGTCTCCACAGAGAGCTGTAAACACCCAACGTCTGGAACGGCTCAGCATGGACTATGCGGACCGGGACACAACCAGCACCACCCAGCCT ATGCTGGTTTCATGGCCTGGAGCCAGTCAATCTGCACTGTTTACCACCTCACCTTTGACCAGGTCTTCATCCACAG tgAAGTTCTCTCCAGCTGGCAGAACAAAATCTTTATCGAATGGTTTG GATACAGAAATATTTGAAGCTGACTCCAGCTCTTCAGAAACAAATGATTCCCTGGACTATCATCAGGGCCTTGAACCCTCAGGGCTGTGGGGGTCTTATAGAGAACAAACCAGGCATAGCAG TTCTCACAGAGAATGGGAAGAAGTCCATGAGCGTGTTCGGGGACTCCTCACGACACCAAAAGCTGTATGCCGACTTGTTTAC GGGGCCACAGCCTCTGAAGTAGACCAGGTATTAGCAAGAAGGTCCATCTCTCCAGGTCCACCATGA